A stretch of the Porifericola rhodea genome encodes the following:
- a CDS encoding ATP-dependent DNA helicase, with protein sequence MPKPSQIIQKKFPFSPTEGQRKLFLLFDHFLTRHDQLRMTLMLRGYAGTGKTSVLIALVKALPEFDFRSVLLAPTGRAAKVMANYTKRNAYTIHKIIYQRTADPQSGKIQFRRRRNYYKQTLFVIDEASMLSDEPGMDGRSLLADLVDYVFEDPTNKLMLIGDAAQLPPVGQNLSRGLDAEYLSSVYRLSLQEIELTEVKRQELVSGILYNATYIRNELVKDKFKIAFQTRKFTDIFRMPGERLEDGLRYAYDKFGKENTTIICRSNRESVSYNEYIRRNIFFYESEVEAGDYLMIVKNNYYFLDEDSPAGFLANGDFVEIRRVVDFEEKYDLRFATLELQLLDYPDQPAFEAKVILDTLHAPTPALAEDKYHELYEQVFEEYKEVGNRQEQIEAVRSDMYLNALQIKFAYALTCHKSQGGQWDAVFVSQGYLKDEMINHEYLRWLYTAVTRAKSELYLMNFNPDFFE encoded by the coding sequence TTGCCTAAACCTTCCCAAATCATTCAGAAGAAGTTTCCTTTTAGCCCTACCGAAGGGCAGAGGAAACTTTTTTTACTTTTTGATCACTTCCTGACCAGGCATGACCAACTACGGATGACGCTCATGTTGAGAGGTTATGCGGGTACCGGAAAAACGAGTGTATTGATCGCTTTAGTAAAAGCACTGCCGGAGTTTGATTTCCGTTCAGTATTACTGGCTCCTACAGGTAGAGCCGCTAAAGTAATGGCTAATTATACAAAGCGTAATGCCTACACCATTCACAAAATTATATATCAGCGCACAGCCGACCCCCAAAGTGGAAAAATACAGTTCAGAAGAAGGCGTAACTATTACAAACAAACGCTTTTTGTCATAGATGAAGCCTCTATGCTTTCTGATGAACCTGGTATGGATGGCAGGAGCCTGCTTGCAGATCTGGTAGACTATGTATTTGAAGATCCTACAAATAAGTTAATGCTCATAGGGGATGCCGCACAGCTGCCTCCTGTTGGGCAAAACCTAAGCCGGGGTTTAGATGCCGAATATCTTTCTTCAGTTTATCGCTTATCGTTGCAGGAGATTGAACTTACAGAAGTAAAACGGCAAGAGCTGGTTTCAGGTATACTGTATAACGCCACTTATATCCGTAATGAGTTAGTAAAGGATAAATTCAAAATCGCTTTTCAGACCAGGAAGTTTACCGATATTTTTAGAATGCCTGGCGAACGTTTAGAAGATGGTCTTAGGTACGCTTATGATAAGTTTGGAAAAGAGAACACTACTATCATCTGTCGTTCTAATCGCGAAAGTGTATCCTACAACGAGTATATCCGGCGAAATATATTTTTTTACGAAAGCGAAGTAGAAGCAGGAGACTACCTTATGATCGTAAAAAATAACTACTATTTTCTGGATGAGGATTCACCTGCGGGCTTTTTGGCTAATGGAGATTTTGTAGAAATTCGTAGGGTGGTAGATTTTGAAGAAAAGTATGACTTAAGGTTTGCAACCCTTGAGCTTCAGCTTCTGGACTATCCTGACCAACCTGCTTTTGAAGCAAAAGTTATTCTTGATACCCTTCATGCGCCTACACCAGCTCTGGCTGAAGATAAATATCATGAGTTATATGAGCAGGTGTTTGAAGAGTACAAAGAAGTAGGCAATCGGCAGGAGCAGATAGAAGCCGTACGTAGCGATATGTATTTGAATGCTTTGCAAATTAAGTTTGCGTATGCCTTAACCTGCCATAAGTCTCAGGGTGGTCAGTGGGATGCTGTGTTTGTAAGTCAGGGATATCTGAAAGATGAAATGATCAATCATGAGTACTTACGATGGTTGTACACAGCTGTCACCAGAGCCAAATCAGAACTGTATCTGATGAACTTTAATCCAGATTTTTTTGAATAA
- the asnS gene encoding asparagine--tRNA ligase produces the protein MRLTRAKISLLLKEMPLDQEVLVKGWVRTKRGSKNVAFIALNDGSTIHNLQIVADPNTIGEETLKKVTSGACIAVKGKLAASQGHGQKIELPADEIEILGEADPETYPLQPKKHSFEFLREIAHLRPRTSTFGAIYRIRHAMTFAIHQFFNERGFYNVHTPIITASDAEGAGEMFQVTTLDLNQPPRNEEGEIDFKQDFFAKPTNLTVSGQLEGELAAMGLGEIYTFGPTFRAENSNTSRHLAEFWMVEPEMAFYELKDNMDLAESFLKYLVQYALDHCADDLEFLNNRALDEEKNKKKEEKSEMTLLERLNFIVSNDFARVTYTEAINVLRNSKPNKKKKFQYLIEDWGADLQSEHERFLVEKHFKRPVILYNYPKSIKAFYMRQNDGEEPGKETVAAMDVLFPGIGEIIGGSQREERHDRLIARMEEADIPQEEMWWYLDTRKFGTTPHSGFGLGFERLLLFVTGMGNIRDVIPFPRTPENAEF, from the coding sequence ATGCGTCTAACGAGAGCCAAAATCAGTTTATTATTGAAGGAAATGCCTCTGGATCAGGAGGTATTGGTCAAAGGTTGGGTGAGAACAAAACGAGGCAGCAAAAATGTTGCATTTATTGCGCTCAACGACGGTTCTACCATTCATAATTTGCAGATTGTAGCAGATCCGAATACTATTGGTGAAGAAACTCTGAAAAAAGTTACAAGCGGTGCGTGCATAGCAGTAAAAGGTAAGCTGGCTGCCTCTCAGGGGCATGGTCAAAAAATAGAATTACCCGCAGACGAAATAGAAATATTAGGAGAGGCTGATCCGGAGACCTATCCTTTGCAGCCAAAAAAACATTCCTTTGAATTTCTTAGAGAGATCGCCCACCTACGTCCTCGTACTTCTACTTTCGGTGCAATCTATCGTATCCGCCATGCGATGACTTTTGCGATCCATCAGTTCTTTAACGAGCGAGGATTCTACAATGTGCATACGCCTATCATTACTGCTTCCGATGCTGAAGGGGCAGGTGAGATGTTTCAGGTAACTACTTTAGACCTTAACCAACCGCCCCGCAATGAAGAAGGAGAGATAGATTTTAAGCAGGACTTTTTTGCTAAGCCTACCAACCTGACTGTTTCTGGACAGCTGGAAGGTGAACTTGCAGCAATGGGCCTTGGTGAAATCTATACGTTTGGTCCTACATTCCGTGCAGAAAATTCCAATACCTCACGCCACCTGGCTGAGTTCTGGATGGTAGAGCCAGAGATGGCCTTCTACGAGCTGAAAGATAATATGGATCTGGCTGAGTCTTTTCTGAAGTATCTGGTACAGTATGCGCTTGACCACTGTGCAGATGATCTGGAGTTTCTTAACAATAGAGCTCTGGATGAAGAAAAGAATAAAAAGAAAGAAGAAAAAAGTGAGATGACGCTGCTGGAAAGGCTAAACTTCATAGTTAGCAATGACTTTGCGCGTGTCACTTATACGGAGGCTATTAACGTTTTAAGAAACTCTAAGCCTAATAAAAAGAAAAAATTTCAGTATCTGATAGAAGATTGGGGGGCAGACCTCCAGTCTGAACATGAGCGTTTTCTGGTAGAAAAGCACTTTAAACGCCCGGTAATCCTGTATAATTATCCTAAGTCTATCAAGGCTTTTTATATGCGACAAAACGACGGAGAAGAGCCCGGAAAAGAGACAGTGGCTGCTATGGATGTGCTTTTCCCCGGTATAGGAGAGATTATCGGTGGCTCTCAACGCGAAGAGCGTCATGACCGACTAATTGCACGTATGGAGGAAGCCGATATTCCTCAGGAAGAGATGTGGTGGTATCTGGATACCCGAAAGTTCGGTACTACGCCCCACAGTGGCTTTGGTCTGGGCTTTGAAAGGCTACTACTATTTGTAACAGGTATGGGTAATATCCGTGATGTTATACCTTTCCCTAGAACACCTGAGAACGCTGAATTTTAA
- the rpoN gene encoding RNA polymerase factor sigma-54, which produces MQKLGLSQTLSQKLSPQQIQFIKLLQIPTAELEARIEQELEVNPALEEGRDEDEGITSSEDDFDSDAERDDLNDELSIEDYLSEDEFGGYKMYGDGNYSDEEDRDMPIPTNTTLSEQLISQLNFLALDDRRHQIGLQLIGSIESDGYIRRELEAIINDLAFSQNIDTDLDEVEEILTQIQQFDPAGIAARDLQECLVLQLERKADPDKYHKLAIDILKDHFKEFTKKHFDKICRKQGIDENSLREAISIITKLNPKPGGFVDSTARTQYIIPDFILNNNNSKLELSLNSRNAPELKISRSYSDMLQAYDKNKKDKKLKETVTFVKQKLDSAKWFIDAIRQRQQTLLTTMETIIKYQYDFFLTGDESKLKPMILKDIANEIGMDISTVSRVANSKSVQTEFGVYPLKYFFSEGIATESGEDVSSREVKNYLKGLVDNEDKRKPLSDDKLEKLLKEKGYNIARRTVAKYREQLQIPVARLRKEL; this is translated from the coding sequence ATGCAGAAGCTTGGTTTAAGCCAGACCTTAAGTCAGAAACTTTCTCCTCAGCAAATACAGTTTATTAAGCTCTTACAAATTCCTACGGCCGAGTTAGAAGCCAGGATTGAGCAGGAACTGGAAGTCAACCCTGCTTTAGAAGAAGGACGTGATGAAGACGAGGGAATTACGAGTAGCGAAGACGACTTTGATAGTGATGCTGAGAGAGACGATCTTAACGATGAGTTAAGTATTGAAGATTATCTGTCTGAAGATGAATTTGGTGGTTATAAAATGTACGGCGACGGAAACTACTCCGACGAGGAAGACCGTGATATGCCCATACCTACCAATACTACTTTGAGCGAGCAGCTTATCTCTCAGCTCAATTTTTTAGCGTTGGATGATAGAAGGCACCAGATTGGCCTTCAACTTATAGGAAGTATTGAAAGCGATGGCTACATACGCAGAGAGCTGGAAGCAATCATTAACGATCTAGCTTTTTCGCAGAATATAGATACTGACCTGGATGAGGTGGAAGAGATTCTTACTCAAATCCAACAGTTTGACCCTGCGGGTATTGCAGCAAGAGACCTACAGGAATGCTTAGTTTTACAACTGGAAAGAAAAGCTGACCCTGATAAATACCATAAGCTAGCTATAGATATTCTTAAAGATCACTTTAAAGAATTTACTAAAAAGCACTTTGACAAGATTTGCCGTAAGCAGGGCATAGATGAAAACTCTTTACGCGAAGCTATCAGTATTATTACTAAGCTTAATCCCAAGCCTGGTGGGTTTGTAGACAGTACTGCCCGTACACAATACATTATTCCTGACTTTATTCTTAACAACAACAATAGCAAACTAGAGCTTTCTCTTAACTCCAGAAACGCGCCAGAGCTTAAAATCAGTCGCTCGTACTCTGATATGCTTCAGGCTTATGATAAGAACAAAAAGGACAAGAAGTTAAAAGAAACCGTTACTTTTGTAAAGCAGAAGCTAGACTCTGCCAAATGGTTTATAGACGCCATACGTCAGCGTCAGCAAACGCTGCTAACAACAATGGAAACCATTATTAAGTATCAGTACGACTTTTTCTTAACTGGCGACGAGAGCAAACTAAAACCCATGATTCTGAAAGATATTGCTAATGAGATAGGTATGGATATTTCAACAGTATCCAGAGTAGCTAACAGCAAATCGGTACAAACTGAGTTTGGAGTTTACCCTCTTAAATACTTTTTCTCAGAAGGTATTGCCACTGAATCGGGCGAAGATGTAAGTAGCCGCGAAGTGAAAAACTACCTTAAAGGCCTGGTAGATAATGAGGACAAAAGAAAGCCTTTGTCTGACGACAAACTTGAAAAACTGCTTAAAGAAAAAGGGTATAATATTGCCAGGCGTACTGTTGCTAAATACAGAGAGCAGTTACAAATACCTGTGGCAAGGCTAAGAAAGGAATTGTAA
- a CDS encoding phosphatase PAP2 family protein, with product MVRKLSITISVLMHPLLMPTLLFALLFYYAPVITQPINAKAANYLLLAVFITTFLLPMVSITALRFSDFMNKGKITALSIPQRQDRVLPFFFTTIFYIITTYMFFSKFKVSQVLVVILAAITLIILLLSFLTLFIKVSAHSASASAFTGFLIGLGQAYPEENLLWPLLAVLVLGGMAMSARLYLDTHRPVEILIGSILGLGVSISSVLFFM from the coding sequence ATGGTAAGAAAACTGTCTATTACCATATCCGTTCTTATGCATCCGTTGCTTATGCCAACGCTTTTGTTTGCTTTACTTTTTTATTATGCTCCGGTTATTACGCAACCTATTAATGCTAAAGCAGCAAACTATCTGTTGCTGGCAGTATTTATTACCACCTTTTTACTACCTATGGTAAGTATTACTGCCCTCCGCTTTTCTGACTTTATGAACAAAGGTAAAATTACTGCCCTGAGCATACCTCAACGACAGGACAGGGTATTACCATTTTTCTTTACTACCATTTTTTACATCATCACTACTTATATGTTCTTCTCTAAGTTTAAAGTAAGCCAGGTGTTGGTAGTAATTCTAGCAGCTATAACCTTAATCATTTTACTACTTAGCTTCCTTACGCTTTTTATTAAAGTAAGTGCACACAGCGCCAGTGCTTCAGCCTTTACTGGTTTTCTTATAGGGTTAGGGCAAGCTTATCCTGAAGAAAATTTGCTATGGCCTCTGCTAGCTGTTTTAGTATTGGGAGGAATGGCAATGTCGGCGCGCCTTTATCTGGACACGCACCGACCTGTAGAAATTCTGATTGGAAGTATACTGGGCCTGGGAGTTAGTATTAGCTCAGTCTTATTTTTTATGTGA